One Deltaproteobacteria bacterium genomic region harbors:
- the murJ gene encoding murein biosynthesis integral membrane protein MurJ has product MSDSPGRQMGRAAALMMGSVFLSRLLGYVRDAVIAYQHGATSETDAYFAAFTIPDFLNYLLAGGSLSITFIPIFSRYLEEGKEEEGYRSFSTIATVMGAAMVFFVVLGEFLAARVIVLIAPGFPPEQAAEAARLTRIVLPAQIFFYLGGLLMAVQYARKQFLLPALAPLVYNVLIIVGGLLGGREHGMTGFAWGVVAGSFLGNFALQLYGARRGGLSFRPRLDFSDPGLRDFVRLSIPIMLGFSLVVVDEWTTRVFGSFLLAGAITWLNNARRLMQVPVGIFGQASGVASYPYLAGLAARGKQEELWETLSLTLRWVFLVSSGVAAMAFVMSREAVLLVFQRGAFAIEDTLRTASALSAFSLGIPFWCAQAIVSRGFFAMKDTWTPTLVGTAAWIVALPAYYLLQQSHGVFGLALASTIGILLYSAALYGILMRRTVGRAGIPELAEYGKLALAAVLSGAAGHVALGATARFLGWETPWGAAVRIAGGAATVAVVYFYLALLMGSRTVRTIRRGEDLLHPPAADGRGVTPS; this is encoded by the coding sequence TGTCCGACAGCCCCGGCCGGCAAATGGGGCGGGCCGCGGCGTTGATGATGGGGTCGGTCTTCCTGTCCCGGCTCCTCGGATACGTGCGCGACGCCGTCATCGCCTACCAGCACGGCGCGACGAGCGAGACCGACGCGTACTTCGCGGCGTTCACGATCCCCGACTTCCTGAACTACCTCCTCGCGGGCGGCTCCCTGTCCATCACCTTCATCCCGATCTTCTCGCGGTACCTCGAGGAGGGAAAGGAGGAGGAGGGGTACCGGTCGTTCTCGACCATCGCCACGGTGATGGGCGCGGCCATGGTCTTCTTCGTGGTGCTGGGGGAGTTCCTGGCGGCGAGGGTCATCGTGCTGATCGCCCCGGGGTTCCCGCCCGAGCAGGCCGCGGAGGCGGCGCGACTGACCCGCATCGTACTCCCCGCGCAGATCTTCTTCTACCTGGGAGGCCTCCTGATGGCGGTCCAGTACGCCCGGAAGCAGTTCCTCCTCCCCGCGCTGGCGCCGCTCGTCTACAACGTCCTGATCATCGTCGGCGGGCTGCTGGGGGGGCGCGAGCACGGGATGACGGGGTTCGCGTGGGGCGTCGTCGCCGGTTCGTTCCTCGGGAACTTCGCGCTGCAGCTGTACGGAGCGCGGCGCGGCGGCCTCTCCTTCCGTCCCCGGCTCGACTTCTCCGACCCGGGGCTGCGGGATTTCGTCCGCCTCTCGATCCCGATCATGCTCGGGTTCTCCCTGGTGGTGGTCGACGAGTGGACCACGCGCGTCTTCGGTTCCTTCCTCCTCGCCGGCGCGATCACCTGGCTCAACAACGCGCGGAGGCTGATGCAGGTCCCGGTGGGGATCTTCGGGCAGGCGTCCGGCGTGGCGTCGTACCCGTACCTCGCGGGCCTCGCGGCCCGGGGGAAACAGGAGGAGCTCTGGGAAACGCTGTCGCTCACCCTGCGATGGGTGTTCCTCGTCTCCTCGGGGGTGGCGGCGATGGCGTTCGTGATGTCGCGGGAGGCGGTCCTGCTCGTCTTCCAGCGCGGGGCGTTCGCCATCGAGGACACCCTCCGGACCGCGTCGGCGCTCTCCGCCTTCTCCCTCGGGATCCCCTTCTGGTGCGCCCAGGCGATCGTTTCGCGCGGATTCTTCGCCATGAAGGACACCTGGACCCCGACGCTCGTCGGAACGGCGGCATGGATCGTCGCCCTCCCCGCGTACTACCTGCTGCAGCAGTCCCACGGCGTCTTCGGCCTCGCGCTGGCGAGCACGATCGGGATCCTGCTGTACTCGGCGGCCCTCTACGGGATCCTCATGCGGCGCACCGTGGGGCGGGCCGGAATCCCGGAGCTCGCGGAATACGGGAAGCTCGCGCTCGCCGCGGTCCTGTCGGGCGCGGCGGGACACGTCGCTCTCGGCGCGACGGCGCGGTTCCTCGGGTGGGAGACGCCGTGGGGGGCGGCCGTCCGGATCGCGGGGGGGGCGGCGACGGTCGCCGTGGTCTACTTCTACCTCGCCCTGCTGATGGGAAGCCGGACGGTCCGGACGATCCGCCGGGGGGAGGACCTCCTGCACCCGCCGGCGGCGGACGGGAGGGGCGTCACGCCTTCATGA